The following DNA comes from Cyprinus carpio isolate SPL01 chromosome A4, ASM1834038v1, whole genome shotgun sequence.
ATCAAGTAAAGCTAATTGATTCAGGAAATAGAAAGGATGCCTGAAGAACTCTTCACTCCGGCACGAAAATAAGTGCATTACTGTCTTTTTCACATAAGCGTGCTGCACGGCGCTCTTGTTTGGTTACGCACGGCTCAAATGACCTTATTAAATCAGCAGAAATGAATTGAGAAATCCAATCACTGCTCCCAGTTATATAATTTGGAAGAATGTGAATGTGAATATGAATGCAGAAGCATTTTGCCTCCCTCCTCCTCACCCGCTCCGGGATGTCAGCAGATTGGTTAATGGTAAGGTCAGGAAGGATTAAAAGAAGATACACAGCTTTTCTACATTAAGACAGAGATCTGGTGTTGACGAGCCTGGGGTGAATGAAAACTGCTTATTCACACACAGAAAGAGGGCTTGTATTGATTGCTTGGTTGCATGTGATGGGTTAACAGAGGTTAGTGTTGTTTTGTGAGTGTTAGGCAGGGGTCAGGAATCTTGTGGAAGTTGCTAAAATTATTAATCTGGCAGCTTTCTAAAGACACATTTTGTGTCAGCATGCTGTTCACATTACCTTtggatatacagtacatttattagtTTCTGCAATAACATTCCCATCTTTTCTTCTCTTACAGAACACGACACCAGAGTCCTGgccaaagaaagacagaaaaaaaacaaccacaatctAAGTAAGGggtctttacatttaaaaaagtgataattttttgtttggaggtacttaaaaatagttaaagagatagttcactcaaaaattaaaatggtcatttactcaccctcatgtcattccaaacctgtatgaatttctatcttttgttgaacataaaataagatattatgaaaaatgttggtaaccaagagttgatggtagccattgacttctatagtactttttccataccatagaagtcaatggctaccatcagctgTTCGGTTAAtggcattctttaaaatatcttctttttagttaatgatgatagaattttcattttcggagTTTCGAATTTTCCCTTTAAGTACAAGGTTGATACTTTTCCAAAATTCCAAGAAGCTGTTgctaacaaaaatgaacaaatactgtctattttgatgattttattatattttttgtggtgtGCTTTAATGGGGCTCAAAATGACTCCAAAATGAAGCAAAGTTGCACATTTCTGAAAAATGCTTGGTTGCTTTGTGacacaataaatattcaatagcATTTGCCAAATGGATCCTAACTATGTCAGAGAACATATTCTTTAATATTCTGAGGAGAATAAGGTtaacgttattttattttttatttatttttaaagaccgTTAAGTCATTCTCAACAAAATATGAgggttatatatttaatttatttatttatatttaagaataCACCATTCatactttaatttaataaagcatgcattttttactagtcatttatatttcaaattaatattagGTTTGTGGTGTATGACATACTTTGTTCTCAATTGGCAGTTGAAAGACGACGGCGATACAACATCAACTACAGGATCAAGGAACTCGGAACGCTGATACCAAAGTCAAATGACCCGTAAGTCAAAATCTTCTGGATTCACGCAATAACAGTTGAGCTGAACTCTAAAAGTCTgaggaaagaacaaaaaaaaaaaaaaaaaaaaaaaaagcaaaccaatCACTTCAGAAATAGACTCATGAATACAGGGCAAAATGACATTGAAGTCGAGAAAATGACAGCACAGTGCTCATTTCTCAAAGAAATACTTACAGAGCGAACAGACCCCCATCTGAATGATGAAAATGAGGTTCAAGGCAAAGTATAGACCATTTGAACTAAAGTTTAAGCACAACTGATCCCAGAGATGAAGTACAGTGCAGACAGGGAGTCCATTGCCCCGGCTTAATTGAACTTTTTATCGAATTTAAATGGAAGGCTAGTGCTGTCACCTTGCCATTAACACAAGATAAAGGAGATTATTAGCTGCGATCAGGCCAACATCTTATTCCAAAGAAAGAGACAATTTCACGACACTTTCctccttttaaaaagtaatggtatCAGGAATGACTGCACTTTACTTCGGCTTCCCAACTCCACATTTTTTCTACCTCTTCTTACACCTATTTTTGCTCAGGGATTAATTTTACCGTACAAGGAGCCATAGAATGGTCTTTCTGCAGACGTGCTTAACTATTCCATTAAAATTCCCATTCAAAGGCAAGGTAATGTCCGAGAATGAATAATTGGCCATGTAAATCACAATTTCTTAGTCCTGGAAAAAAAGGAGACCCTTGTGAGGCTTTTCTCTGTGTATGAAAGTTCTGCTGATGCAAAGGCGGTGTTGAAAGGTTATCTTTAACGTTTCTTCGGCAGTGATATGCGCTGGAACAAAGGGACGATCCTCAAGGCCTCGGTGGAATACATTAAGTGGCTGCAGAAAGAGCAGCGGCACGCCCGTGATCTCGAGAGCCGACAGAAGAAACTAGAACAGGCCAACAGAAGACTCCTGCTACGAATCCAGGTAAAGAGACAAAAAGAACAAGAGAATGAGGGGAATATTGCGAATGAGATGTAGACATGAGAGATGGCAGGAAAAAGATGGCTGTAGGAGTGAGTGACAAGGAAGAACACTAAAGAGAGGAATGAAGTGCTGAAAAAAGACtagcttacatttaaaaaaaaaagtggaaaaactaCATTGAAGCTATTTAAGACTATAATATCTTTATAAACTATCAGATGAAAATTGAATTCTACAAATGGAGCATTTATCTGAGTCAAAAACAGTGACAGAAATAGCagcatttaacaaaatattttcctgcaaaaaaagaaaaagggcaaAAATGAATTGGCAAGTTGTTTATTTAATCAGTGAATCCTTTAATTTTCGTCAACTAAaatttgtttccattttaattagaGTAAAATtgagtaaaatgaataaatatgaagaagaaatgttggccaatttaagaatattttttaccaaaaaaaaaaacttgtaatggttgcagcttaaagggatactccaacccaaaatgaaaattttgtcattaatcacttacccccatgtcgttccaaacccgtaaaagcttagttcgtcttcagaacacaatttaagatattttggatgaaaaccgggaggcttgtgactgtccaacagactgccaagtaagtctgccatcagtggttcaactgtaactttatgaagcaacgagaatactttttgtaagcaaagaaaacaaaaataacgactttattcaacaattcctctgtgtctctccatatcactgtatgctgcgtatgctcttttgtaccagccgcgccacaaggatgcgctgttatacatgtatttagctttgatttgaaagaaaacagtgcatccttgtgggacagtcacaagcctcccggttttcatccataatatcttaaatcgtgttccgaagacaaacaaagcttttacaggtttggaacggcatgggggtaagtgaataatgacaaaatttcagatattataaatgtataaaatatgtaaaatacttggttttcgttttatttttaaatatatgttattttcaGCAACTAAAATTAGATGCCATTTTAGTCCAGGTAAAACTGactaaaatgaatcaattaaaaaatgaattggtgagttgtttatttgatcagtgaatcatttaatcacacatataatgtaaacaaaggGATTCTCTATAATGAATTGGGCTTCCCACCATTAAATAAGAGCATTTAGGAGGCCATGTTAAATTATTGTCTAAACTTGCTCTACGAAATGTTTGGACATGGTAAAATGTAGTGAAAATACAGCGATATAGTGTGAGGTTTTCATACTCAGCCAAATGACTGCCACTCTATTGACAAACATAGTTTAGTTAGTAGTATCAATACAATAGCAGCTCAAACCAGGCCTCAAATATACTATATAACTGTAACTAGTGGTTTTAACTGGTGGCTTGATCACCATCTAGCTTAGCTTCAAAACAAAGGTACAAAAACAGATCCCCTGAGTGGCCTGGACTGCTCCTACTGATGTTTGTAACCGCCTTTCCGCCCTGCTTTGAAACATGGTGAGCTGAGGTAATTACCTGATTAATAAATAGCAGCTACAGACTTGTCAGAAGCGGAATGGGCCTGGAATTAGATTATGAGAGCTAATAACTTTGAAGAGCTGGGCTCCTCGTCTGAATTTATGCATTACATTTTCACGGTATTGACATATTCGCAGACTGCACGCGAGTCTTTTTCACACATGTGAAGACATCGCAATTAGCCCTCAAAGTAATTACCCTGAGGCTCCCTTTCCAAAAGCTAATGCTAATAATGCCTCAATTGAGTGTCTGAAGATACCCACATTAAGAGGCAATGCAATAGCTCATTTAAACTGTCTCTGCTACAGATAATGTATGGGAGTAATGAAAAGAGGAAAATATGAGGCCATAGCTGTTAGTGTAGACACTTGCAAAAGTgtctaaatgttaaatgttattttcgTCAACTAATATTAGTTGCATTTAAATCAGagtaaaaagcacaaaaatgaataaatgttggccaatttaagaatatttttactaaaacaatATGATGGTTCATCTTAAGGCCAAAATGTCAGATATTTCTAAATGTATAAACTACGTAAAATATTTGGATTAATTTGgcttttttaatatgtaaatgttattttcataaactAATATTAGATGGCTTTAGATGGCTAATATTAGATGGCTCTACACTTTAAATAAGTGTAAAATACacttagattaataaatgtaggGCAATGTAACAATATTTTTCGAAAAAATGGTTGCAGCTTAAGCCCAAAAGGTcagatattataaatgtataaaatatatttttattttatttttaaagatgtaaatgttattttcagcagctaaaatcAGATGCCAAGTAAAAGTAACTGACTACAATGAATAAATATGATGTTGAAATGTTGACCATTTAAGAATACTTTTGCCAAAAACCTTCACAATGGTGGCAGCTTAAGCCCAAAGGTCTGGGTAAGTTAATAATTGTGCGTCATGCACTGTTTAGCTGCCCTGTTTTAATGGGAAGCCCTGCGGGGTGGACGTTACCTTTAGAATATAGCATTGTGATGCATGAGTTTTTGAAGTTGAATGCATCCCTTCATGTGTTTATGGCACATAAACTCCCTATTGGGGCTGATGAAGGCCTAGAGCAAAAGAGACCAAATTAGAGTGTTCTCTATTATTTTATGGCCAGTTCATCTTTAACCCACCTGCCTGTGTGTGTTATCATTGGCAGGAATTGGAAATCCAGGCTCGAGCTCATGGTTTGCCCAGTATGGCTGCTTCTATGGGAGCTGTTGAACTTTCATCACACCTCCTAAAGCAACAACAGCAGCACCAGCTGGTCACACCGGCACCTCCGAGCACACAGGTCCCGCCACAGCCGGGCCAGCCACTCGTCTGCCCTCAGGAGGACATGAGCAACCCAGAATACACCCAGCGGGCACCCTTACCGGCAGCCATGGTTGAACAGACCGACGGCTCCAACACCTACTCCGAtcctctctcccacttcactgaCTTCTTCTGCAGCACCTTGAAAGAAGAGCACCGGCTGGACGAGATCTTGATGGACGACCCTCTCTCGCCCTTTGGGACCGACCCACTCCTCTCTGCCGGATCGCCCGCGGCATCCAAAGAGAGCAGCCGCAGGAGCAGCTTCAGCTCAGAGGAAGCAGACGAGCTCTGACCGTCCGGACGCTGACCTGTAACACTGTGTAACTGACCTCCCATTTCCATTGGATTACAAAGATCTTACTCCAATGTTGAGTCAGACACATCAAAAAAGGGAGACTGACTCATTGATCTACTGACATTAACCTACTGTGTGAATAATGGACTGTCTATACAGCAATAACACTGGTTACGTATGATCACTGGATCaccaaatgtatatttctgaaacTTAATGGCATTGTTGAGACGGACCAGTTTAGAGAGAGATCTTTTTGTGCCTTATCCAAAGCAGGCTAACTTGATTACCACTGAGACCAGAAGCAATGCAGACGTTATTATgctataagcaaaaaaaaaaaaaaaaaaaaaaaaaaaccctaacgcATCTTTCTATATTTCATACATAATGTATTTTTCCAGAAACAGgctgttcatgtatttatgttttaatccATGTATTCTTAAACATTTCTTAATCTAActtgttactttttatatataactcTAGGGGTGTGGGAAAACACAATAAACCCCTTTTTGATAAACTGAACACATTGTCTCATATTTCATTCATATCCAAAGTTTCAGTCGAGGTCCTAACTGTATAAAGCCTACCatattatatttgatatgcaaatctCTAAAAGcctcaaaatgatcaaaataatcaactttgctaaaaaaaataaaaaataaaaaaaataatcatactaCATGCCttttgtcatctgattgatagtttatacttttttagcaaataaaaggccttaatataattctaaaaaaGATATTTATGAAGTAAGCgcaacttttatattgttagtaatatttcaagatgaacacttactgaaCTGAAGCAACtcaggtttacttgattatccataaaTCAtctttagaaaaatcatgttaaagtTTCAGAATTAAGTATGATGGCTGTTGAGGATTAATCATCATCATattgcactgcattatatgttttgcccccacaataaaaaccacagagctttgatcatacaactaagcatttaaatatcatcttaataagacatttttatgcaaatttcacCAAATTGCACATTTTACTCAGTTTGGGCTATTGAATAATATTTAAGTTGTATTCCTTCttgagtatgagctccatatcatactatatgagccattaTTATATTCCGGATTAAAATTccttgaaatgaaaaataattttgtttactcACCCAAAGTAATTCCAAACCCCTAAGAATTTctttcctctgaaacacacacactcacacaaagagacattttaaagaatgttggtaagtaaactcttatgctgaccaaaaaaacaaacacacagacatttaTTTCTTACATTAAGAACTTTTTTTAAGAACAGATTGTGGACCCCTAATGAGTGATGATGATAGCCGGGCCTGTCTGAATTACCGTCCCACTGGGAGCCTCAGAGTTTGAGTGACGTGTTGATTGACCGCTGATGAGGATGACTCTCAAACAACCCCTAATTATACGCCAACAGTCTTCTGAGCAACTACCACCACAAAACCCATCCACAGCAGAAGTTTACCAAAGAACAGTTATGATCAAAATCACACGAGACTCTGAATCCCAAACGAGCTGAGTTCTACTGCATATACAAACACTAACGATCATAAATAGTTAGCAACAACATGTAACACAGCAGCTCTGAGTCTCTTATGAGTCAAGttgatttaaagttttattttggactTGCCCAGAATAGGCAGCcttctaaagaaacatttcattaGCAGATATTATTTAACCAGAATCGAAAATGaaataacacattaataatacaaCAAACACTAGCATGCTGAAAAAACATGTCAATGCATTTCGGCAGATAGCCCGTGTTCATCAAAGCCAGGCTAAATGAATGTTTGAGAATGTTATTAGCTTATATGTTTCTCTGTAATGAAATCGAAAAAGCTTCGACTTGCATCTCTGACGCAGACGGAAAATAAAATTGAACTGCCATATAATTATCAAGCTCTGATACTCCAACTACAAAGTGCTCAGTGATGTTTACGCTTAATTGGCCAGAGCAATTACCTAAAGTAAATATGgattttcattaaattacaaaCATGGAAATCATTTTCATAAGCACAATTtcctattttctttttctctgccaCTTCCAAACCATTTTCCCTCTGGAAATATAGTcctttgatttatttcaatatggATAAAGAATTGAAAAAGGAACAAAtattatgttcaatgcaaaaaagCAATCATACTATATGCTAGAGCGTTCCGCAAGATTAGAAATCTACAATTTTTGTAGTCATATGAGAAGgtatactgaaaaatatttagtgcaggatttactttgaaacaattttcactcagaaattgttagtaaatttatcaaataattacaaagaaaccacaagtaacactgaattacacatgaaatagtattttttacattttctgaagacaatctGTGTGAAACATGCAAAATTCACCTCTGGTGAGACTCATGggctacaatgttttttttcttcttttttttgtatcgCTACATTGTTTCAAACTGGTCCAGATCAAAAGAGTCCACCTTCAGTTCTCTGATATTCAGGTCTCTAGTTACAactctatgggattttttttcacTGGTTAAATGGTCTTAGTTACACActacaaaaatttaaatcattaaataattagggttgggggtttgttcaaatctcaCCACTAATAATTCAgagatattgtttttgttttaaatacatgcaaaaagACTCAATACTATAACATAAACAAACCCTAACATcatacatattaaaaatgcatattattacacACAGCAATGTTTTATGCAGCAGAAAATATACTAGATTAAATCCTCTATTTTCAGTCTTCAGCCATTGGTCAATCTATTTGAATTTCTTAGGAAAACTGCAACTGACATGGGACATCAATGTAGAATCCCAGAAAAGTTGTTCCTGTACCTGATCTGAGCTGAATTTGTTGCCGCTGTCCTGTCTGTCACCAGCAGATGGTGGTAATACACTGGGATGCTCGTGTGCCACAGGAGGACAATATGAAAAAACACCCTCAGTCAGCTTTTGGTGTCTATGAATCttggaaacaaaagaaaaaatgaagaTACTTGAGgggatatatttatatatatcagtCAAAGGCAGTCAAAAggcaattcatatatatatatatatataaatgttacttcaaataaaacaaacattaactgaaaaaaagatttttatatcaaCTAGTTTCCAAGACATTTCTCATTATCATTGAGTTTCATcaacttgtactaaaataactaaaactgaaataaaaatgaataaaaataacatagaaaatacaaaaataacaacaaattcaaaacattaagaaaaaactaTAACTGTTTCtttactgaaataacactgattgtaaaaaaatttaagtgaATAACAATGTAAATTTATAAAGTAACTAAATCTGCTGAGatgcaacttaaaataacttttaacatttaaatgaacaatttacaaaaacattgaCAGGCCATGTGTTATACTTGTCGGGCATGTCTTAGAAAAATATCACACTTTTACATGTAAAGGCAATTCATTAGAATAGAATCTTCAAATATTATTTGAATCAAACAATTAATAAGAACAAAGTGTGATGTAAGCAGGACTTTAAGGCTGGTACTGATATGAGGTGATCGTAACGTCCCCAGGTGAACCCCACTGACCAGACGCTGCCACATCACTACACAGCCTTCCCATAATCCTCTGGGGCCGAGCCTCCATTTTGTGTTTATAGGACCACACCCAGCAGTACTTCACAAACTCCCACATCACTGGCCAGAGCGCGCCGAATTAACGACGACGCACAAAGAGATGAAAAGCCTCCAGCTGGGGCAGTGCTATAAAACCCCTGAATGTGATTTCCAGAGATCGAATGAATTGAACCAGATGCCAAAACATAACTTCAAACAAATTGACTTCCAATTATGTAGACGCACACTTCCAGATGTGCCGCAGATGCAGACGGGGAGAGCAAAGGTATCTCAGGCTTTATTCCACAATAAAGATGGGGTACGGTGGAGTGTGTTTTAAATCACTGGGATCAGGGCAGGATGTTGAGACGGCCGGTGCGGATGTGGAGACGAGAGTGTGTCATTAGGACAAAAGTGAACTGACAGAGTTCCAGACAGCCATTAATGGACAAGATCacttacagagagagagagagagagagagaggtgctgGAGAACAGTCATCTAGCAAAGACATTTCTTTAATGCTAATTTCCCTCCTGCCAAACCTACATCCTGGAAAAGAAATCACGGGGAATCAGAGGAAAACTCTAATGCATATACATGACTATGTATTAATTCACAGGTTTACTTATATTTACTGGCACATGTGTGACGTAAATGCACTGAAACTCTAATGTACACGTTCCTTTCGCAAATATACCATGATGAATCTGTTCTGAAACCACCATAAAAAGCAAAATTCAACCTATACATGGTTATCTGGAAAGCAGAACCAAACCAActataaaatttaaacattatatgtatatacacacttATGTGTAGATATGTGTTTTATACAATGTATGCATCTGTATAGTGAAAAAGggaatatatagatagatataaagagagagagattgtatGTCATTGTAATTATCATCATAATATATACTAATTACtgtttaataatga
Coding sequences within:
- the LOC109049808 gene encoding transcription factor EC-like isoform X2, which gives rise to MSRCCVVKVISFTEIQLLPVQNHLESSKYHLHQTQAQQVKQYLTLGSKLASQAHSVGHPHPGLGSVPVMRNGHMPPVSDSSTPGSPVTLLTLANNHDSEFPMDEVIDDLISLETGFKDGGLDCMEPGILMQNNVSLNNIMQEVYGVDQEHDTRVLAKERQKKNNHNLIERRRRYNINYRIKELGTLIPKSNDPDMRWNKGTILKASVEYIKWLQKEQRHARDLESRQKKLEQANRRLLLRIQELEIQARAHGLPSMAASMGAVELSSHLLKQQQQHQLVTPAPPSTQVPPQPGQPLVCPQEDMSNPEYTQRAPLPAAMVEQTDGSNTYSDPLSHFTDFFCSTLKEEHRLDEILMDDPLSPFGTDPLLSAGSPAASKESSRRSSFSSEEADEL
- the LOC109049808 gene encoding transcription factor EC-like isoform X1 is translated as MPHLTDCSFYKMRDGARVSSVQNHLESSKYHLHQTQAQQVKQYLTLGSKLASQAHSVGHPHPGLGSVPVMRNGHMPPVSDSSTPGSPVTLLTLANNHDSEFPMDEVIDDLISLETGFKDGGLDCMEPGILMQNNVSLNNIMQEVYGVDQEHDTRVLAKERQKKNNHNLIERRRRYNINYRIKELGTLIPKSNDPDMRWNKGTILKASVEYIKWLQKEQRHARDLESRQKKLEQANRRLLLRIQELEIQARAHGLPSMAASMGAVELSSHLLKQQQQHQLVTPAPPSTQVPPQPGQPLVCPQEDMSNPEYTQRAPLPAAMVEQTDGSNTYSDPLSHFTDFFCSTLKEEHRLDEILMDDPLSPFGTDPLLSAGSPAASKESSRRSSFSSEEADEL